Proteins from a single region of Dyadobacter fanqingshengii:
- a CDS encoding PQQ-dependent sugar dehydrogenase — translation MKRNSLILACACLAVSLAGCSSKVSEEEKEEAANSGSDSVATVTDSLKLPAPFTTESVENRPEEAGWPDGKTPVAPAGFTVTKYADKLKSPRWTYVAPNGDVFVAESNTKKSADRITLLRDVNKDGKPEIREIFMENLKQPLGMLVLKDHFYVANTNGLYRYPYKSGETKITSKGEKIVDLPAGGYNNHWTRNLVANADGSKIYISVGSASNVADHGIDEEKRRANILEVNPDGSGERIYASGLRNPVGMDWAPGSNMLWTAVNERDKLGDELVPDYITSVKEGGFYGWPYAYFGKNEDPRRKGERPDLVAKSLVPDVPVGSHTASLGLAFYDKTQFPAKYQNGAFIGQHGSWNRSKLSGYKVIFVPFKNGKPAGKPEDFLTGFVENEKKVYGRPVGVTVMEDGSMLVNDDSGNTIWRVSAK, via the coding sequence ATGAAGAGAAATAGCCTCATACTCGCGTGCGCCTGTTTGGCCGTATCACTAGCCGGGTGCAGCAGCAAGGTTAGCGAAGAAGAAAAGGAAGAAGCCGCAAACAGCGGATCAGATTCAGTAGCAACAGTTACAGACAGCCTGAAATTACCCGCGCCATTCACGACCGAATCGGTTGAAAACAGGCCCGAGGAAGCCGGATGGCCGGATGGAAAAACGCCGGTGGCCCCGGCAGGTTTTACTGTTACCAAATATGCCGATAAGCTCAAAAGCCCTCGTTGGACATACGTAGCACCCAATGGTGACGTTTTCGTTGCAGAATCCAATACAAAAAAGAGCGCGGACAGGATCACACTTTTGCGTGATGTAAATAAAGATGGCAAGCCTGAGATCAGGGAAATTTTCATGGAAAATCTGAAACAGCCGCTCGGAATGCTTGTGTTGAAAGATCACTTCTATGTGGCCAATACGAATGGCCTTTACCGATATCCTTACAAAAGCGGTGAAACAAAAATCACAAGCAAAGGAGAAAAGATCGTGGATTTGCCTGCTGGCGGATATAACAATCACTGGACGAGGAATTTGGTGGCAAATGCAGACGGCTCCAAAATTTACATTTCGGTTGGATCTGCCAGCAATGTGGCAGATCACGGAATCGATGAGGAAAAGCGGCGGGCTAATATTTTGGAGGTTAACCCGGACGGATCGGGTGAGAGGATCTATGCGAGCGGCTTGCGAAATCCGGTTGGAATGGACTGGGCTCCAGGCTCAAATATGTTGTGGACGGCTGTGAATGAGCGTGATAAGTTGGGTGACGAGCTGGTGCCGGATTACATTACCAGCGTGAAGGAAGGCGGATTTTATGGCTGGCCATATGCCTATTTTGGTAAAAACGAAGATCCTAGAAGAAAAGGCGAACGGCCTGACCTGGTTGCAAAATCGCTCGTGCCGGATGTGCCTGTTGGATCGCATACGGCTTCATTAGGGCTTGCATTTTATGACAAAACACAATTCCCGGCCAAATATCAGAATGGCGCATTCATCGGCCAGCACGGTTCCTGGAACCGCTCGAAATTGTCGGGTTACAAGGTTATTTTCGTGCCTTTCAAAAACGGTAAGCCTGCCGGTAAGCCGGAAGATTTTTTGACGGGTTTCGTAGAAAACGAAAAGAAGGTTTACGGTCGCCCGGTTGGCGTGACGGTTATGGAAGATGGTTCTATGCTAGTCAATGACGACTCCGGAAATACGATATGGCGTGTAAGCGCGAAATAG
- a CDS encoding UbiA family prenyltransferase has protein sequence MVKKIVSFVFFANYFVGLLAVALSLETMFQLGLPFNAVPYYILIFCATVFYYTIAYSIPPGSTFSSNPRTEWYRTHYRFTRVSQYVLFTICAGIAGWLLIRDFNKLLHLPVANWLLILSIPTAAILYYGLLPKSIISFNLRHTGWLKAFVIGFVWAGFVNVFPITMLRIEQDIVVHEPIFMFWLFIKNWMFCTVNAIMFDMKDYADDANIQLKTFAVRMGLGNTIVYVLVPLSLIGLLSFLAFAYFRHLSGPSIILNMLPFVCLLSVAFALQKPKSVLFYLIVIDGLLLLKAICGIAGSFFTLH, from the coding sequence ATGGTAAAAAAAATTGTTTCATTCGTCTTCTTTGCAAATTACTTCGTTGGCCTGCTGGCCGTCGCGTTGTCTCTGGAGACGATGTTTCAACTTGGTTTGCCTTTCAATGCGGTTCCCTACTATATCCTGATTTTTTGCGCTACGGTGTTTTATTACACCATTGCTTACTCCATTCCGCCGGGTTCCACATTTTCCAGTAACCCGCGAACTGAGTGGTATCGAACGCATTACCGGTTTACACGTGTGAGCCAATATGTCCTTTTTACCATTTGTGCAGGGATCGCTGGCTGGCTTTTAATTCGTGATTTTAATAAACTGCTCCATTTACCCGTCGCAAACTGGCTGCTCATTTTAAGCATTCCTACCGCTGCGATCCTGTATTACGGCTTGCTCCCAAAATCCATTATCTCATTTAATTTACGACATACGGGCTGGTTGAAAGCGTTCGTGATCGGCTTTGTTTGGGCTGGATTCGTGAATGTGTTTCCTATCACAATGCTGCGGATTGAGCAGGACATTGTCGTTCATGAGCCCATTTTCATGTTTTGGTTATTTATAAAAAACTGGATGTTCTGCACAGTGAATGCTATCATGTTCGATATGAAAGATTATGCAGATGACGCGAACATTCAGCTGAAAACGTTCGCGGTGCGGATGGGCCTCGGGAACACCATCGTTTATGTGCTGGTGCCCTTGTCACTTATTGGCTTGCTTTCTTTCCTTGCCTTTGCCTATTTCAGGCATTTGAGCGGCCCAAGCATTATTCTGAACATGCTTCCATTCGTATGTCTTCTAAGCGTTGCATTTGCTTTACAAAAGCCAAAAAGTGTCTTGTTTTATCTGATCGTGATAGACGGATTATTATTATTAAAAGCCATTTGCGGCATTGCCGGGAGTTTTTTCACTTTGCATTGA
- a CDS encoding TetR/AcrR family transcriptional regulator: MNKAEKTRQFIIEKTAPIFNVKGYSGTSINDMIEATGLTKGSIYGNFRNKDEVALAAFDFNLKKMFTAVQAEMDAQKSVKEKLLVYVRIYENFLTYPFPEGGCPILNTSIEADDTHPPLRQKAADAIYAWKNKIEALLKKGVADNELSADIDPEDVAITLIALVEGGIMISKVTGKLQYRKSIMRAVKKMIDDL; this comes from the coding sequence ATGAACAAGGCAGAAAAAACCAGACAATTTATTATTGAAAAAACGGCACCGATTTTCAATGTAAAAGGCTATTCAGGCACTTCAATTAATGATATGATCGAAGCAACGGGCCTGACGAAAGGAAGCATTTACGGGAATTTTCGGAATAAGGACGAAGTGGCCCTGGCGGCTTTTGATTTCAACCTGAAAAAAATGTTTACAGCCGTTCAGGCTGAGATGGATGCGCAGAAATCGGTGAAGGAGAAGTTGCTGGTATATGTGCGCATTTATGAAAATTTTCTCACTTATCCTTTTCCCGAAGGCGGTTGCCCCATTCTCAACACTTCCATCGAAGCTGACGACACGCATCCGCCACTCCGCCAAAAAGCAGCCGACGCCATTTATGCCTGGAAAAATAAAATTGAAGCATTATTAAAAAAAGGTGTTGCAGATAATGAGCTAAGCGCTGACATTGACCCGGAGGATGTTGCCATCACATTGATCGCGCTGGTTGAAGGCGGCATTATGATCAGTAAAGTAACCGGGAAGCTGCAATACAGGAAATCCATAATGAGAGCCGTGAAAAAAATGATTGACGATTTGTAA
- a CDS encoding serine hydrolase domain-containing protein — protein sequence MSYNRREFLQQLGFGALQLGIISAIPASAWAATLHSGQLPRSSPESQGLSAKNILDFTKAVEVDKLNLHSLMILRQGKVVAEGWWAPYGPDMKHTLYSLSKSFTSTAIGLAVAEKKLTVEDKVLSFFPDDKPATVSANLAAMRVKDLLTMSTGHDKDATGRVRESNEKNWVKAFLSLPVEHEPGTFFVYNSAATYMLSAIIQKLTGQTLLQYLTPRLFEPLGIDDPDWEVDPNGINTGGWGLRIKTEDIAKFGQLYLQKGEWNGKRILPAAWVEEATRSHIMSKGGSRKPEENDWLQGYGYQFWRCRNGAYRGDGAYGQYCIVMPKEDMVIAITSETGDMQAILDHVWNNILAAVKATGVPADKEIQAQLQKKLTTLALPLTSGKPTAELTAKLNNKSFKVADNSLKVNKVSFEFAKGWCLFRMYDDKGEHLIVNGLGNWKVGLTDLSVMPLKLVLTPVPGEKLTKVAGNGAWVDDNTFEMTWRFIETAHYETVTCKFEGDTVQVEFKRSLAILAKAKDARPVLSGKMLA from the coding sequence ATGTCGTACAATCGCAGGGAATTTTTACAACAACTTGGATTTGGTGCATTACAATTAGGCATAATCAGTGCAATTCCGGCATCGGCCTGGGCTGCAACACTACATTCCGGGCAGTTACCGAGGAGCTCGCCTGAATCCCAGGGATTGTCGGCAAAAAATATTCTGGATTTCACCAAGGCTGTGGAAGTGGACAAGCTGAATTTGCACAGCTTAATGATCCTGCGGCAGGGGAAAGTCGTTGCGGAAGGATGGTGGGCACCTTATGGCCCGGATATGAAGCATACGCTGTATTCACTGAGCAAAAGTTTTACTTCTACGGCCATCGGACTGGCGGTTGCAGAGAAAAAACTGACCGTTGAAGATAAAGTTTTATCGTTCTTCCCGGATGACAAACCTGCAACCGTGAGCGCGAACCTGGCTGCTATGCGTGTGAAAGACCTGCTCACCATGTCCACCGGGCATGACAAAGACGCTACGGGACGGGTTAGGGAATCCAATGAAAAGAATTGGGTGAAAGCATTCCTTTCGTTACCTGTTGAGCATGAACCCGGGACATTCTTTGTGTACAACAGTGCGGCGACGTATATGCTTTCCGCGATCATTCAAAAACTCACGGGACAAACCTTGCTGCAATATTTAACGCCACGTTTGTTCGAGCCGCTCGGCATTGACGATCCCGATTGGGAAGTGGATCCGAACGGCATTAATACAGGCGGCTGGGGACTCCGGATAAAAACAGAGGATATTGCCAAATTTGGGCAGCTTTATCTGCAAAAAGGTGAGTGGAACGGCAAACGCATTTTGCCGGCAGCATGGGTGGAGGAAGCGACGCGTTCACACATTATGTCCAAAGGCGGTTCCAGAAAACCGGAAGAAAATGACTGGCTGCAAGGATATGGTTATCAGTTCTGGCGTTGCCGGAATGGCGCTTACCGGGGTGATGGCGCTTATGGGCAATACTGCATTGTAATGCCCAAAGAAGACATGGTGATCGCAATTACCAGTGAAACGGGCGATATGCAGGCCATTCTGGATCACGTTTGGAATAACATTTTGGCGGCTGTAAAAGCAACGGGCGTTCCTGCTGATAAGGAGATCCAAGCTCAGCTGCAAAAGAAATTGACCACGCTCGCACTGCCGCTCACTTCGGGAAAGCCAACTGCTGAGTTGACTGCGAAACTGAATAACAAAAGCTTTAAAGTTGCAGATAATAGCTTGAAAGTGAATAAAGTATCATTTGAATTTGCAAAAGGCTGGTGCCTTTTCAGGATGTATGATGATAAGGGCGAACATTTAATCGTGAATGGATTAGGCAATTGGAAAGTGGGATTAACCGATCTTTCAGTGATGCCTCTGAAACTCGTACTAACGCCTGTTCCGGGTGAAAAACTGACAAAAGTGGCCGGAAACGGGGCCTGGGTTGATGATAATACATTTGAAATGACCTGGCGATTTATCGAAACAGCACATTATGAAACCGTAACTTGCAAATTCGAAGGCGATACTGTCCAGGTTGAATTCAAGCGCAGCCTCGCTATTTTAGCCAAAGCAAAAGACGCACGACCTGTTTTGAGTGGCAAGATGCTGGCTTAA
- a CDS encoding class I SAM-dependent methyltransferase: protein MNNNYDRTAGFYDTLSNVVFGDALMEAQRSGLKFIPEKAKILIAGGGTGVILEEITRLRPVGINITYVEISEKMIEVAKKRNVGENNVQFVNVAIESFQSDERFDVIITSFLFDNFKQDKAEVVFNVLDNLLVPNGVWLFTDFNVDQNHSKIWQKWLLKSMYLFFKVLSKVEASKLPETEKLFANAGYKVVFQKLFYRNFIKSLVYQKP from the coding sequence ATGAATAACAACTATGATCGCACGGCAGGGTTTTACGACACGCTCTCAAATGTTGTATTCGGAGATGCATTAATGGAGGCTCAGCGTTCTGGTTTGAAGTTCATTCCAGAGAAAGCGAAAATCCTTATTGCGGGCGGAGGAACGGGTGTGATTTTGGAGGAAATCACGCGTTTAAGGCCAGTTGGCATTAACATTACTTACGTCGAGATCTCGGAGAAAATGATTGAGGTGGCGAAGAAACGGAATGTAGGAGAAAATAATGTTCAGTTTGTGAATGTCGCAATCGAATCATTCCAGTCAGATGAACGGTTTGATGTGATCATTACTTCGTTTTTGTTTGATAATTTCAAACAGGATAAAGCAGAAGTTGTTTTTAATGTGCTTGATAATCTGCTCGTTCCAAACGGAGTTTGGCTTTTTACTGACTTTAATGTTGATCAAAATCACAGTAAAATCTGGCAGAAATGGCTCTTGAAATCTATGTATCTCTTTTTCAAAGTCCTCTCGAAAGTAGAAGCGAGCAAGCTTCCTGAGACCGAAAAGCTGTTTGCTAATGCAGGATACAAAGTGGTTTTTCAGAAATTGTTTTACCGGAATTTTATCAAATCATTGGTATACCAAAAACCTTAA
- a CDS encoding DUF2798 domain-containing protein, producing MKQKIAFAMIMGVITTGIISFSLVSINIGFVANFLVIWLKSWIMAYTIVIPVILLVGPRVQKMVEALFKDAVTQEFEE from the coding sequence ATGAAGCAGAAAATTGCGTTTGCGATGATTATGGGAGTGATCACCACGGGTATAATTTCCTTCAGTTTGGTTTCTATAAATATTGGATTTGTTGCCAATTTTTTGGTGATTTGGCTGAAATCCTGGATTATGGCCTATACGATAGTCATTCCGGTGATATTGCTGGTAGGTCCAAGAGTGCAAAAAATGGTGGAAGCCTTATTCAAAGATGCAGTGACTCAGGAGTTTGAAGAATAA
- the fabF gene encoding beta-ketoacyl-ACP synthase II — translation MRRVVVTGLGVISPLGNSVDEFWENIVNGKSGAATITKMDVSKFKTQFGCEVRNFNPEDYIEKKELKKFDLHTQYAIAASDTAIKDAGLDFSTIDVEDRYDMGVIWATGNGGMGTFEDQLLEFHASNGVPRFSPFFIPKMIVDIAAGVISIRHKLHGPNYCTVSACASSNTAVISAFDTIKMGKAKLMVAGGSEAAIIYSALGGFGAAQALSKRNDLPEKASRPFDKDRDGFVMGEGAAALILEDLDYAVARGAKIYAEIVGGGMAADAYHLTGTPPDGMGAALGMRKALKEAEITPDKIDYVNAHATSTGLGDMSELNGIKTVFGDHQVAISATKSMTGHLLGAAGAIEAIVCALAVKHDIIPGTINTETLDDATPEGMNIILGDSVKQTVNYALNNTFGFGGHTATSIFKKYTD, via the coding sequence ATGAGAAGAGTAGTTGTTACTGGTTTGGGAGTTATCTCTCCCCTCGGAAATTCGGTAGATGAATTTTGGGAAAATATTGTGAATGGTAAAAGCGGTGCTGCTACCATTACGAAAATGGATGTTTCTAAGTTTAAGACGCAATTCGGCTGCGAAGTCCGCAACTTCAATCCGGAAGATTATATTGAGAAGAAAGAGCTTAAAAAGTTTGACCTGCACACGCAGTATGCGATAGCCGCTTCAGACACAGCAATTAAAGACGCCGGACTAGATTTCAGCACCATTGACGTAGAAGACCGCTATGATATGGGCGTGATCTGGGCAACAGGAAATGGTGGAATGGGCACTTTTGAAGATCAGTTGCTGGAATTCCATGCATCGAATGGCGTTCCACGTTTCAGTCCCTTCTTTATTCCGAAAATGATCGTGGACATTGCAGCGGGCGTTATTTCTATTCGTCACAAACTGCACGGACCCAATTACTGCACCGTTTCAGCTTGCGCATCGTCCAACACAGCGGTGATCAGCGCTTTTGATACCATTAAAATGGGAAAAGCGAAGCTGATGGTTGCGGGAGGATCGGAAGCAGCCATTATTTATTCAGCACTGGGCGGTTTTGGCGCGGCGCAGGCATTATCCAAACGCAATGACTTGCCTGAAAAGGCATCCCGTCCGTTCGATAAGGACCGCGATGGATTCGTCATGGGCGAAGGCGCGGCCGCATTGATCCTTGAAGATCTGGATTATGCAGTGGCACGCGGTGCAAAAATCTACGCAGAGATCGTTGGTGGCGGAATGGCAGCAGATGCTTACCACTTAACGGGCACGCCGCCGGACGGAATGGGCGCCGCTTTGGGAATGAGAAAGGCTTTAAAAGAAGCGGAAATCACGCCGGACAAGATCGATTACGTAAATGCGCACGCAACGTCAACCGGACTCGGTGATATGAGCGAACTGAACGGAATTAAGACTGTTTTTGGCGACCATCAGGTTGCGATCAGCGCCACAAAATCGATGACAGGGCACTTGTTAGGTGCAGCCGGAGCCATTGAGGCCATTGTTTGCGCGCTGGCTGTAAAGCATGACATTATCCCGGGAACGATCAATACGGAGACGCTGGATGATGCCACGCCGGAAGGAATGAACATTATCTTAGGTGATTCCGTGAAGCAAACCGTGAATTATGCACTGAACAACACATTCGGTTTTGGCGGCCATACGGCAACTTCTATATTTAAAAAATACACCGACTAG
- a CDS encoding HAD family hydrolase: MTFSDIRLVATDMDGTLLNSKHEIHESFFPIFRKLKDRGVIFVAASGRQYFNLAKALEQVKDEVIFAAENGSYVVFKDEEIHIQAIDADIVRELVKISRPIKDTYAVICGKKKAYVENDEPEFINHLKLYFERYEVVKDLTEVTDDQFLKFTLCDLAGSEANSYPHYKHFEDKLQVKVSGPIWLDISHKKANKGRAMEVLQEKFNVTFDQTMIFGDYLNDLEMLQKGHYSYAMANAHPDIKKIARFIAKSNDENGVVEILSEITD, encoded by the coding sequence ATGACTTTTTCCGATATCAGGCTTGTAGCGACCGACATGGACGGGACGCTTTTGAACTCCAAACACGAAATACACGAATCCTTCTTCCCCATTTTCAGAAAATTAAAAGACCGCGGCGTGATATTTGTTGCTGCCAGCGGACGCCAATATTTCAATCTGGCCAAAGCATTGGAACAGGTGAAAGACGAAGTAATTTTTGCTGCGGAAAATGGCAGCTATGTTGTTTTTAAAGACGAAGAAATTCATATTCAGGCCATAGACGCGGACATTGTGAGGGAATTGGTAAAAATTTCCCGCCCTATCAAAGACACTTACGCGGTGATTTGCGGAAAGAAAAAGGCTTACGTCGAAAATGATGAACCTGAATTTATCAATCATTTAAAACTTTATTTCGAAAGATATGAGGTCGTTAAAGATCTGACGGAAGTTACGGATGACCAGTTTCTCAAATTCACACTTTGCGACCTGGCCGGTTCCGAGGCGAACAGTTATCCCCATTACAAGCATTTTGAGGACAAGTTGCAAGTGAAAGTTTCCGGGCCGATTTGGCTGGATATTTCACATAAAAAAGCCAATAAAGGGCGTGCTATGGAAGTTTTGCAGGAGAAATTCAATGTGACTTTTGACCAAACCATGATCTTCGGGGATTACCTTAATGACCTCGAAATGCTTCAAAAAGGACATTATTCTTACGCCATGGCCAATGCGCATCCGGATATCAAAAAAATAGCCCGTTTCATCGCTAAGAGTAACGATGAAAACGGGGTTGTTGAAATCCTTTCGGAAATTACCGATTAG
- a CDS encoding DUF2911 domain-containing protein, with protein MKKAFFLSLTLIIVAFAAQAQKFRPLDKSPRDIAYFPDHFAHDRKDGEKALVKVSYSRPYLKGREAFGKLEPYGKVWRTGADESTEIKFYQDATFGGKKIKAGTYSLFTIPGEKEWTVILSSDLDYWGAYKYKEANDVLRITAPVKNAEAPIENFSIIFEKVSDTSAKMFMGWASSVVEVPVSF; from the coding sequence ATGAAAAAAGCATTTTTCCTTTCCTTGACATTGATCATTGTTGCATTTGCGGCGCAGGCGCAGAAATTCAGGCCGCTGGATAAAAGTCCGCGTGACATTGCTTACTTTCCTGACCATTTTGCCCACGACCGCAAAGACGGCGAAAAAGCGTTGGTGAAAGTTTCATACAGCCGTCCTTATTTAAAAGGAAGAGAGGCTTTTGGTAAATTGGAACCTTATGGAAAGGTGTGGAGAACGGGCGCGGACGAATCCACTGAAATCAAATTTTATCAGGATGCAACATTTGGCGGCAAAAAAATAAAGGCAGGCACCTATTCTCTTTTCACCATTCCGGGCGAAAAAGAATGGACAGTTATCCTGAGCTCGGACCTTGATTATTGGGGCGCATACAAGTACAAAGAAGCAAATGATGTGCTTCGCATAACAGCTCCCGTGAAGAACGCAGAAGCGCCGATCGAAAATTTCTCGATCATTTTTGAGAAGGTTTCAGACACTTCGGCCAAAATGTTCATGGGCTGGGCTTCATCTGTGGTAGAGGTTCCTGTTAGCTTCTGA
- a CDS encoding EamA family transporter gives MKFSKYYLAAFISFVIWGFFSLALKPLKAYASLDILFYRVLFCAVIMAVISLFVRIKVLKENISIFRQMPVAQRKRVTILTLAGGFLLTANWFFFIYVMNHISVKAASFAYLVCPIMTTVIAYFVLNEKLSKWQWTAVLMSVASCMLLSFSNVADIAYSLIVAASYAFYLVSQRKNTGMDKFLVLTVQILFSALLLLPFYPQYSEALPTEFSFYALIFLIAVLFTIVPLYMNLYALQGVTSSTMGILLYINPLMNFVIALLYFHEPINAIQITAYSLILISIVVFNERFIFGRRRAALG, from the coding sequence ATGAAATTTTCAAAATACTATCTGGCAGCATTTATCTCGTTTGTAATCTGGGGATTTTTTAGTCTGGCTTTGAAACCGCTTAAAGCTTACGCTTCCCTTGACATTCTCTTTTACCGCGTCCTTTTTTGCGCCGTTATCATGGCGGTCATCAGCCTTTTCGTTCGGATTAAAGTTTTGAAAGAAAACATCTCAATTTTCCGTCAAATGCCTGTGGCGCAAAGAAAACGGGTTACTATACTCACATTGGCAGGGGGATTCTTGTTGACGGCCAACTGGTTTTTCTTTATTTACGTGATGAACCACATTAGTGTAAAAGCAGCATCATTCGCGTATCTGGTTTGCCCGATTATGACGACCGTGATTGCCTATTTTGTATTAAATGAAAAATTAAGCAAATGGCAATGGACGGCCGTTTTAATGAGCGTTGCGAGTTGTATGTTGTTGTCGTTCAGTAATGTAGCAGACATTGCTTACAGTCTCATCGTAGCTGCTTCGTATGCATTCTATCTGGTTAGCCAGCGGAAAAATACGGGTATGGATAAATTCCTGGTATTGACGGTGCAGATCCTTTTTTCAGCTTTGCTGCTCCTTCCATTTTATCCGCAATACAGCGAAGCATTACCCACAGAATTCTCATTTTACGCACTCATTTTCCTGATCGCCGTGCTGTTTACCATTGTGCCGTTGTATATGAACCTGTATGCGTTGCAAGGCGTGACGTCCTCGACGATGGGCATTTTGTTGTATATCAATCCCTTAATGAACTTCGTGATCGCACTGTTATACTTTCACGAGCCTATCAATGCAATCCAGATCACAGCTTACTCGTTGATCTTGATCTCGATCGTCGTTTTCAATGAGCGGTTTATTTTCGGAAGAAGGCGGGCAGCATTGGGTTAA
- a CDS encoding SDR family oxidoreductase — protein sequence MKTTGNTVLITGGSAGIGFEIAKIFSEKGNNVIITGRNEARLASAASKLKNTTAIVSDVANKQDVDKLVATLKSDFPNINVVINNAGAASYYVLDSVDNAYERAEEEIVTNYLSIVGLNQKLLPLLSVQTEAAIVNVSSIVAYVPNHVIPTYAASKAALHSYTQSLRLTLEKSTDVKVFELMPPLVNTDFSTEIGGENGIPAREVAEALIHAFENETYEIRVGRTADLFGLFLQSPEQALAAMNPVPVA from the coding sequence ATGAAAACTACAGGGAACACAGTTCTGATCACAGGAGGAAGCGCAGGAATCGGATTTGAGATTGCAAAGATCTTTTCCGAAAAAGGCAACAACGTTATTATTACCGGCAGAAATGAGGCGCGGCTTGCCAGTGCGGCATCGAAGCTTAAAAATACAACGGCGATTGTAAGTGACGTTGCTAACAAGCAGGATGTTGACAAACTGGTTGCGACTTTGAAAAGCGATTTTCCAAATATCAATGTGGTAATTAACAATGCAGGAGCGGCCTCTTATTATGTGCTTGATAGTGTTGACAATGCTTATGAAAGGGCAGAAGAAGAAATCGTGACTAATTATCTATCCATTGTTGGGCTTAACCAAAAACTGTTGCCATTGCTGAGCGTGCAAACAGAAGCGGCTATCGTAAATGTATCAAGCATTGTGGCATACGTACCAAATCACGTGATCCCCACTTATGCTGCCAGCAAGGCCGCATTGCATTCCTACACACAGTCGCTGCGCCTGACATTGGAAAAATCAACGGACGTTAAAGTTTTTGAACTGATGCCGCCGCTGGTGAACACCGATTTTTCAACAGAGATAGGTGGAGAAAATGGCATTCCTGCCCGTGAAGTGGCCGAGGCTTTGATCCATGCATTTGAAAATGAAACATACGAAATCCGCGTTGGCCGGACAGCAGACTTGTTTGGATTATTCCTACAATCTCCCGAACAAGCGCTTGCGGCGATGAATCCTGTGCCCGTTGCTTAA